In Nostoc edaphicum CCNP1411, the sequence AATCCAGAGTCAGAAGTATAATCTGGTTCGCTGAGATATCTTTCGGCAGAGTCAGTAAATAATTCATTCACGTAATCTCCTGCTTCGCCTTCACTCCAGAATACATCTCCTTCGTTAGCAGCAGAAAGCCAATATTCATCGTATTGCAGCAGGGTTTGGCTAATTTCTACTAATCCTTCTCCCAAAACTTCTAAGTCGCCATCGGCATCGATCGCATCTCGTCCAGCACTATTTAATATTCCCAAAATTGGCGCTACTTCACCTCCCCCTAAGTGCAGAAATAGTCGAAAGACTACATAGCGAGTTCGACCGATCATTTTATTAAATAAATTAGCCATTTTAGTCCTCCAATTTTTTTGTCATTTGTCATTTGTCATTGGTCATTGGTCATTGGTCATTGGTCATTGGTCATTAGTCATTAGTTTAATGCTCTATGTCCCATGACTAATATAATGAAATCCTTTGACAAAATCTATTACCATATTTAACGAAGGCAATATATCATATTTTATTGATTCATTAGATATATCATCATAAGTTGAAGCATTGAGAGCAGAGCGATTAATAAATCTTTTCCCAAAGTTGGGATGGTCATAGACAATCAAAGTGTGGGCGCTGGAATTAGTTAAAATTATTTGGGTTGGGGCTTTACAAAAATTTAACTTTGCGGCTACTTCAATATTTTTTTTCATCTGTTTAATTGTTGTAGCCTGACCTCTGGCTTGTTCTAAAAGAATATTTAATTGCTCTATAATCTGGGGCGATTTTAAATCTTGTTTCGCAACAACTTCACTGTTAATCATTTCCACCATAGTGGAAATATTCTTTTGGATAGATGCCGCATCTAGAAAGGGAAGAATCACAAGATAAGCAGTAGATAATAATGCTTCGTCGCTATCTACATGAAAGGTGAAAACAGTGCGACGACGACCACTTTCGATGCTTGGGGGTTGTTTTAGTCCCCGGTATTCCTGAGCAATTTGGTAGTAAGCGCCTGCGATCGCAAAATTGGCTTCGTGTTCTAGGGCTGCATCAACGATAATCCTTATTGTTGGCGGTGTTTCGTTAAAAAAATCTCGTGACTCTGCGGAATGAAAGTTTTGAACAATGGAGCGATCGCCATTTGGGCTAAGATCAACCCATTCACAAATCATCCCTTCGGTTTTTAAACCAAACCTGGAGGTGGCATAAAGCTTTGCCCCTGTTAACGTTGCTCCTGTTAAATCAGCACCAATCCATTCCGCCCTAATTAATTTTGCTTGAGTTAAATTGGCGTGTACTAAACTCGTATTCGTTAAATTGGCATTGCTTAAATCTGCGCCAATTAAATCAGCCCCGCTCAATTTTGCACCGCTCAAATCTGCCCACCGGAGATTCGCACCGCTCAAATCTGCCCACCGGAGATTCGCGCCGCTCAAATCTGCCCCGCTCAAGTTAGCATGGCTGAGATTAGCTTGTCTGAGTTCAGTTTCTCGCAAATTTGCACCGCTCAGGTCAGAACGACTGAGGTCACTGGCGTTTAAGTTAGCCATCTCCAAGTTAGCCCCAGTCAAAGAAGCACCTCTCAAGACAGTCTCGCTCAAGTTAGCGTGGCGGAGATTGGTTTGGCGGAGTGTCGCTTCTCGCAAATCAGCACCGGTGAGGTCAGCTTCCGACAAGTCAGCGCGACTGAGATCAGCGCGAATTAACTCGGCGCGGATTAACGAGGCTCCTCTAAGTTGAGCGCGACCCAGATCGGCTCGAATCAAATTAGCAACATTGAGGCTAGCGTTGTTCAAGATGGCGCTACATAGATTCGCCCCACTTAGTCTGGCGACATTCAACTTGGCATTGCTCAAGTTAGCTTCACTCAGATTCGCGCCACTCAAGTTGACTATACTCAAATTAGCATCGCTCAGATTCACGCCACTGAGTTTTACCCCACTCAGATTAGCTTCTGGGAGGTCAACACCACTAAAGTTTAAGACTCCTGCTGCGTATTTTTCCAGTAATTCCTCTACAGTCATCGATGCTACCCCTTGGATGCCAACTTTAATAGTTGGTAAAGTCATAAAAACAGAATGTCAAAATCAAAAATGAATATTGGGATTTTAGGATTGGGACTGATTGGCGGATCTTTGGGCTTTGATTTGCGATCGCAAGGACATCATATCTTAGGAGTCAGTCGCCGTGAATCTACCTGTGAAAAGGCAGTTGCTCTCGGCTGTGTTGATGAAGCATCAGTTGATCTGAGCTTGTTAGCAGCCGCAGAGGTTGTATTTATTTGTACTCCTCTAGCGCTTATTGTGCCCCAATTTGAGCAGATGATCGCTCATTTGTCTACCGCTACCATCGTCACTGATGTCGGTTCGGCGAAAGCACAGATAGTTAAGGGTATTTCTCCCCTTTGGGATAATTTTATCGGTGGTCATCCAATGGCGGGAAGAACAGACAGTGGGATAGAAGCTGCACAGCGGCATTTATTTGTTGATAAACCTTATGTATTAACACCAATAACTACAACACCAAGTAGTGCAATTACAGTTGTAGAAGAACTTGTGCGATCGCTAGGAGCTAATATCTATTATTGTCAACCAGAGCAACATGACCGCGCTGTTAGCTGGATTTCCCATTTACCTGTAATGGTCAGTTCTTCGTTGATTGCTGCTTGTTTGAGCGAAACTGACCCCGATGTTTTGGAATTAGCCCAAAAGTTAGCTAGTTCAGGTTTTCGCGATACCAGTCGTGTGGGTGGTGGGAACCCAGAGTTGGGCGTGATGATGGCGCGGTATAATCGTCAAGCATTGCTGCGATCGCTGCAACAATATCGTCACAATCTTGATGAGTTGACTAACTTAATTGAGCAAGAAAATTGGGAAGTTTTAGAGGAAAAGTTTAAATCAAGGCAACAGGCACGACCTAATTTTGTTGAATAGTAAAAACACGCCTGCCCTAGCGAATCGAATTCGCGGCGATACAGACAAAACTCACCTCCGTGGGTTTCAAATTCTTTGAGTTTGCGTAGGCAGACTTCTTTGCAAGACACTGTTCGCGTTCGTTTGTGTAGCCGCGATTTCTAATCGCCTGGTATATTTGAGATGCTCGCGTTTGATAGCTACCAAACCGATGTACCATACAGATAAATTTACAAAAATAAACAATGGTAGAACGTCCAATTAAGAAATCGGAACGTCAGGCTCAAGGAAGTACTGACAACAATTCCGAAAACTCGGATTCTGTAACCCCTATTGAATCCAACCCCAAAAGCTCAAAACCGAGCCGCGATCGCTCATCCGGTGGAGGGAAAAAATCATCATATAAAGATGAAGTCAGGCAGCCGGTGAATCTTGCACTAGCGCGTGGCCCAAAACCCGTTAAACCTCCAGCCGCTAAAGTTAAAACAGAAGAACTTGAAACCGAATCAGAATCAGAATCTACCTCTGAGGAGTCTCAAGACTAACATTAGAAGTGCCGCGTGTGATGTGGGAGGCTATAAAGACTGTGATTTCTGGCTCTGAAGGCAGCGATCGCGCCCCCCATCACCATTAGGTTATTGTGTAGCTTCTCACGAGTTCCTGTATGTCAATGCGCGGAAGGGTAGGTGTACAAATTCCACAGGCTCAAAAAAGTGCTTCTATCTCAACACCAGCAAGCATTTTACCCCGCTAATCTCCCAATTGTCATCCGCGCAACGTCTGAAATGCTTACAAAAAGTGGGTTTCAGCTTTCAACTTTTACCGACACTCTTCCCAAAGAAATTCTCTAATGCTATGATTGCTCTAGATTCGCGCAACCGTACCTTGAAAACTAAATACAGCTTGGCTTTCCGGCTTCTGCCATTGCAATTCAACAAAATCCCTATTAGGGATTGAAACCTGACGTTGCCGAAAGATTGCGAAAAGGAGAGATTGTCAAATTGCAATTCAACAAAATCCCTATTAGGGATTGAAACCCAGACTTTCTGGATTTCATCTAAATTCAACATTTTCAGATTGCAATTCAACAAAATCCCTATTAGGGATTGAAACATCGGAAATATGAAACAACCAGCAGCTAACCGAGCTAGTCAAATTGCAATTCAACAAAATCCCTATTAGGGATTGAAACAAAAGTGACTCTCAATTTAAAAGGCATCTAAAATTTATTGCAATTCAACAAAATCCCTATTAGGGATTGAAACGAGTATGCCATCAAAATGGACGAAAGTAATGGTATTGCAATTCAACAAAATCCCTATTAGGGATTGAAACTGCTTCTACTCGGCTGTATAGAAATTTTTATTGCAAAAATTGCAATTCAACAAAATCCCTATTAGGGATTGAAACCAAAGTGGAACGATGTACTTAAAAAACAATATCTCAGATTGCAATTCAACAAAATCCCTATTAGGGATTGAAACGGTTAAGGCATCTCTACCATTGAAAGGCTGTAAAGATTGCAATTCAACAAAATCCCTATTAGGGATTGAAACGAAAGAGAAAGAGAAGATTGAAGGTAAAAAAACTGATATTGCAATTCAACAAAATCCCTATTAGGGATTGAAACTATTTTTAATCGCGCTCTGCTATGTTTTCGTGAGATTGCAATTCAACAAAATCCCTAT encodes:
- a CDS encoding DUF1517 domain-containing protein; translated protein: MANLFNKMIGRTRYVVFRLFLHLGGGEVAPILGILNSAGRDAIDADGDLEVLGEGLVEISQTLLQYDEYWLSAANEGDVFWSEGEAGDYVNELFTDSAERYLSEPDYTSDSGLNEPLSIPVTRNVIVMITVAYEGEVPELETDLSNVQALKEGLKALINLHYKQRLKAIQVHFSPAQLGDELTSDQLLQYYPELIPL
- a CDS encoding pentapeptide repeat-containing protein, with the translated sequence MTVEELLEKYAAGVLNFSGVDLPEANLSGVKLSGVNLSDANLSIVNLSGANLSEANLSNAKLNVARLSGANLCSAILNNASLNVANLIRADLGRAQLRGASLIRAELIRADLSRADLSEADLTGADLREATLRQTNLRHANLSETVLRGASLTGANLEMANLNASDLSRSDLSGANLRETELRQANLSHANLSGADLSGANLRWADLSGANLRWADLSGAKLSGADLIGADLSNANLTNTSLVHANLTQAKLIRAEWIGADLTGATLTGAKLYATSRFGLKTEGMICEWVDLSPNGDRSIVQNFHSAESRDFFNETPPTIRIIVDAALEHEANFAIAGAYYQIAQEYRGLKQPPSIESGRRRTVFTFHVDSDEALLSTAYLVILPFLDAASIQKNISTMVEMINSEVVAKQDLKSPQIIEQLNILLEQARGQATTIKQMKKNIEVAAKLNFCKAPTQIILTNSSAHTLIVYDHPNFGKRFINRSALNASTYDDISNESIKYDILPSLNMVIDFVKGFHYISHGT
- a CDS encoding prephenate/arogenate dehydrogenase, which encodes MNIGILGLGLIGGSLGFDLRSQGHHILGVSRRESTCEKAVALGCVDEASVDLSLLAAAEVVFICTPLALIVPQFEQMIAHLSTATIVTDVGSAKAQIVKGISPLWDNFIGGHPMAGRTDSGIEAAQRHLFVDKPYVLTPITTTPSSAITVVEELVRSLGANIYYCQPEQHDRAVSWISHLPVMVSSSLIAACLSETDPDVLELAQKLASSGFRDTSRVGGGNPELGVMMARYNRQALLRSLQQYRHNLDELTNLIEQENWEVLEEKFKSRQQARPNFVE